The following proteins come from a genomic window of Sorghum bicolor cultivar BTx623 chromosome 3, Sorghum_bicolor_NCBIv3, whole genome shotgun sequence:
- the LOC8059556 gene encoding receptor like protein kinase S.2, translated as MLDWVRRLSDEGKLLDDADAKLPDGGASALFDVGRVMHLGLLCSLHDPRACPTMRWVVENLSDGCSGSELPRLPSFVALPKYISLTTSSASDSGATTVTTDRSTATMSLSNPVYATAAADTIYHTAEDGSKEIVTITNDFSESQVVAELDFGTGYEGFLDTGHGRVHVLVKRLGMKTCPALRVPFARELCNLAKLRHRNLVQLRGWCKDHGEMLVVYDYASGA; from the exons ATGCTCGACTGGGTGCGTCGGCTGTCCgacgaggggaagctgctcgacGACGCGGACGCGAAGCTGCCGGACGGTGGCGCCTCCGCGCTGTTCGACGTCGGAAGGGTCATGCACCTCGGCCTCCTCTGCTCGCTGCACGACCCCAGGGCGTGTCCGACCATGAGGTGGGTGGTGGAGAACCTCTCCGACGGTTGCTCCGGCAGCGAACTCCCACGTCTGCCATCGTTCGTGGCGCTCCCGAAATACATCTCCCTCACCACTTCATCGGCCTCCGACTCCGGCGCCACGACCGTCACCACCGACAGGAGCACGGCGACGATGTCTCTGTCCAATCCTGTCTACGCCACCGCGGCCGCGGACACCATCTACCACACCGCGGAAGACGGGAGTAAG GAGATCGTCACCATCACCAACGACTTCTCCGAGTCGCAGGTGGTCGCGGAGCTGGACTTCGGGACAGGGTACGAGGGCTTCCTGGACACCGGCCACGGCCGCGTCCACGTCCTCGTGAAGCGCCTGGGCATGAAGACGTGCCCGGCGCTGCGCGTCCCCTTCGCCAGGGAGCTCTGCAACCTGGCCAAGCTCCGGCACAGGAACCTCGTGCAGCTGCGCGGGTGGTGCAAGGACCACGGCGAGATGCTCGTCGTCTACGACTACGCCTCGGgagcctga
- the LOC8060127 gene encoding uncharacterized protein LOC8060127 translates to MEAPDEEAGLGLPEGERLLEVALISAQGLKQPHSGLPRRRLHAYAVAWVDAGHKLQTRADDAGGLDPAWHARLLFRVREASLADDSRAAVSVEIYAAAAGTWHFGGDSLVGSARFLLGDHRLLSRPVGSPSMFAVGVRRPSGRVHGLLNVAVSLVAVPPSPAACHALRLSPAVSLSGLSVAPTPNRVLRVLNRTHPTPPPSPRLLTPKKQPMVVKTNNKVADDGSDEEGAEEDARGMGGVVFCGPCVLPLPRKIHTSPSDENLQAFANIISGGGLRHCRQSPHF, encoded by the coding sequence ATGGAGGCGCCGGACGAGGAGGCAGGGCTGGGACTCCCTGAGGGCGagcggctgctggaggtggCCCTCATCTCCGCGCAGGGGCTCAAGCAGCCCCACTCGGGCCTGCCGCGGCGGAGGCTGCACGCGTACGCCGTGGCCTGGGTCGACGCGGGGCACAAGCTCCAGACCCGCGCCGACGACGCGGGCGGCCTCGACCCGGCGTGGCACGCCCGCCTCCTCTTCCGTGTGCGCGAGGCCTCGCTCGCCGACGACTCGCGCGCCGCCGTCTCCGTCGAGATCTACGCGGCCGCCGCGGGCACTTGGCACTTCGGCGGGGACTCGCTCGTCGGCTCGGCGCGCTTCCTCCTTGGCGACCACCGCCTCCTGTCCCGCCCCGTCGGCTCCCCCTCCATGTTCGCCGTCGGCGTGCGCCGCCCCTCCGGCAGGGTCCACGGCCTCCTCAACGTGGCCGTCAGCCTCGTCGCGGTGCCACCGTCCCCGGCCGCCTGCCACGCCCTCCGCCTCTCGCCGGCCGTCTCCCTCAGCGGCCTCTCCGTGGCGCCCACCCCAAACCGCGTGCTCCGCGTCCTCAACCGCACGCACCCGACACCTCCACCGTCCCCGAGGCTTCTTACGCCCAAGAAGCAGCCGATGGTGGTCAAGACCAACAATAAGGTCGCGGACGACGGCAGCGATGAGGAAGGGGCCGAGGAAGACGCGAGGGGGATGGGCGGGGTCGTCTTCTGCGGGCCCTGCGTCTTACCATTACCAAGGAAGATACACACGAGCCCCTCAGACGAGAACCTGCAGGCCTTCGCTAACATCATCTCTGGTGGCGGGCTCAGGCATTGCCGGCAGAGCCCTCATTTTTGA
- the LOC8061806 gene encoding F-box/kelch-repeat protein At3g61590, which yields MIHLMEDHSSWDYLPVDHIRIPAFNSGVVSEASNGGNDFSVSLDAVVPDDILERIFTFLPIASMMRATAVCKRWHGIIYSSRVVWTHMLPQRPWYFMFTSNETAAGYAFDPILRKWYDLELPYIDKSSCFVSSSCGLVCFMDNDNRNTISVSNPITKSCRRLLEPPGETLPDYSTIAMKVDRLSHKYSVTLAKSKQIPEDFVRWDFSVYKYDSSSGTWATSVSEVFIGWRGGDDSVICDGVLYCLIHSTGVLGNVNPRHGLIMYDLAGEPSETSLMQTSISVPCSLTCGRLVNLKEKLVLVGGIAKHNRPDIIKGIGIWELHEKQWHEVARMPHKFFQGFGELDDVFACSGIDDLVYIQSYGATALLVFDMMQKQWKWSLKCPVSKRFPLQLFTGFCFEPRLDIAA from the coding sequence ATGATCCATCTCATGGAAGACCATTCATCGTGGGACTACCTACCAGTTGATCACATTAGAATTCCTGCATTCAACTCTGGAGTTGTTTCTGAAGCTAGCAATGGAGGCAACGACTTCTCAGTATCATTGGATGCCGTCGTTCCTGATGATATCCTGGAGAGGATTTTCACATTCTTGCCTATAGCAAGCATGATGAGGGCAACAGCAGTGTGCAAGAGATGGCATGGCATTATCTATTCAAGCAGAGTTGTGTGGACCCACATGCTGCCTCAACGGCCATGGTACTTCATGTTCACCTCTAATGAAACTGCTGCTGGTTATGCTTTTGACCCCATCCTCCGCAAGTGGTATGATTTAGAGCTTCCTTATATTGACAAGAGCAGCTGTTTTGTCTCTTCTTCTTGTGGCCTAGTTTGCTTCATGGACAATGACAACAGGAACACCATTTCTGTGTCTAACCCTATAACAAAAAGCTGCAGGAGGCTTTTAGAGCCTCCGGGTGAAACATTGCCAGACTACAGTACCATTGCCATGAAGGTGGATCGGCTGTCTCATAAGTACTCCGTTACATTGGCAAAATCTAAGCAGATTCCTGAAGATTTTGTCCGATGGGACTTTTCAGTATACAAGTACGACTCTTCGAGTGGTACATGGGCAACTTCTGTGAGTGAAGTGTTCATTGGTTGGAGAGGAGGTGATGATAGTGTCATATGTGACGGTGTCCTGTACTGCTTGATTCATTCCACTGGTGTTCTTGGCAATGTCAACCCCCGTCATGGCCTTATCATGTATGACCTTGCTGGTGAACCATCTGAGACTTCGTTAATGCAAACGTCAATCTCAGTACCTTGTTCTCTCACATGTGGCCGTTTGGTAAACTTAAAGGAGAAGCTGGTTTTGGTTGGTGGAATTGCAAAACACAACAGACCTGATATCAttaaaggaataggaatatggGAGCTCCATGAGAAACAGTGGCATGAGGTAGCTCGGATGCCCCACAAGTTCTTCCAAGGATTTGGTGAACTCGATGATGTTTTCGCCTGCAGCGGTATAGATGACCTTGTCTACATACAAAGCTATGGTGCAACTGCTTTGCTTGTTTTTGACATGATGCAAAAGCAATGGAAGTGGTCCTTGAAATGCCCTGTGAGCAAAAGATTTCCTCTCCAGCTTTTCACTGGCTTTTGCTTTGAACCCCGGCTTGATATCGCAGCTTAG
- the LOC8061807 gene encoding acidic endochitinase, whose protein sequence is MATNLKWAPVLALLLVAAMVGSTSAGNIAVYWGQNGNEGTLADTCNSGLYAYVILAFLTTFGNGQTPVLNLAGHCDPGSGGCTGLSSDIQTCQSQGIKVLLSIGGATGSYGLSSTDDANSVADYLWNSYLGGSDGSTRPLGAAVLDGVDFDIENGQSAHYDDLATALKGKGSVLLSAAPQCPYPDASLGAALQTGQFDNVWIQFYNNPGCAYANGDDTNLVNAWSTWTSSVTAGSFYLGLPASTQAAGSGYIEPGTLTGTVLPAIKGVGKYGGIMVWNRFYDVQNNYSAQVKDSV, encoded by the coding sequence ATGGCGACTAATCTCAAGTGGGCTCCTGTTCTGGCCCTTCTCCTCGTTGCTGCCATGGTTGGCAGCACCAGTGCTGGCAATATCGCCGTGTACTGGGGCCAGAACGGCAACGAAGGCACCCTAGCGGACACCTGCAACTCCGGGCTGTACGCCTACGTCATCCTGGCGTTCCTCACGACCTTCGGCAACGGACAGACCCCGGTCCTGAACCTCGCCGGGCACTGTGACCCGGGCTCCGGCGGCTGCACGGGCCTGAGCAGCGACATCCAGACCTGCCAGTCGCAGGGCATCAAGGTGCTCCTCTCCATCGGCGGCGCCACCGGCAGCTACGGCCTGTCGTCCACCGACGACGCCAACAGCGTGGCCGACTACCTGTGGAACAGCTACCTGGGCGGCAGCGACGGCTCGACACGCCCGCTGGGCGCCGCCGTGCTCGACGGCGTCGACTTCGACATCGAGAACGGGCAGTCGGCGCACTACGACGACCTGGCGACCGCGCTCAAGGGCAAAGGGAGCGTGCTGCTGTCGGCGGCGCCGCAGTGCCCGTACCCGGACGCGTCGCTGGGAGCCGCGCTGCAGACGGGGCAGTTCGACAACGTGTGGATCCAGTTCTACAACAACCCCGGGTGCGCGTACGCCAACGGCGACGACACCAACCTGGTGAACGCCTGGAGCACGTGGACCAGCAGCGTCACGGCGGGGAGCTTCTACCTCGGCCTGCCGGCGTCGACCCAGGCCGCCGGCAGCGGGTACATCGAACCCGGCACGCTGACGGGCACGGTGCTCCCCGCTATCAAGGGCGTTGGCAAGTACGGCGGCATCATGGTGTGGAACCGCTTCTACGATGTGCAGAACAACTACAGCGCCCAGGTGAAGGACAGCGTCTGA